One Leopardus geoffroyi isolate Oge1 chromosome B1, O.geoffroyi_Oge1_pat1.0, whole genome shotgun sequence DNA window includes the following coding sequences:
- the TET2 gene encoding methylcytosine dioxygenase TET2 isoform X2 — protein sequence MEQDRTNHVEGNRLSPFLTPSPSPICQTEPLALKLQNGSPLTERPYPEVNGDTKWQSFKSYYGIPHMKRSQNSRVSPDFIQEGRGYSRCLQNGGIKRTVSEPSLSGLHQNKKLRQDQKANGERKNFGESQERNPGKGSSQLNVSDLSDKRESASSVVQENAVKDLISFSTHNCSRSEKAELQILKEQEEKNANYHDKNIILLLTNKAVLMPNGATVSASSMENTHGELLEKTLSQYYPDCVSVAVQKTTSHIHAINSQATNELSCEITHPSHTSGQINLPQTSNSELPPEPVAVVTEACDADKASKTAAMVGTCPFQKPETQKSVFEICPSRDENSNIQGTANLVSGEEFCSGSSSDLQPPGGSSERYLKQNEMNGAYFKQSSVFTKDSFSAPTTPPPSQLLLSPPPPLSQVSQLPSDGKSTLNDGVLEEHHHYPNQSNTTLLREVKIEGQPEAQSSLSPNQSTHVANHSLMLPERPQNNCVNKNDMRTPGTVTIPSCSEKARQISERLNHNPPILGSSGDPQDHCQQLMGHKEQDIPKGRDKEQTRGLVPPAQPYLKPGWIELKPPHFHQAESHPKCHEASLRSVLQYQSNPSTQMTSKQYTGNSNLPGGLPGQAYIQKIMQPEQRPQRYQGEMNQGQFRGTVDQQLQFQKPSLQVHFSKTDPSSEAHVQSLCTPRFYFQQRPDPQTEKLMPPALKQHLNQQASETEPFSNSHLLQHKPHKQAAQPQPSQNSLIAQNQQQQQKLQMKNKEQMSQTFSHLQGNNDQQREGSFFSQIKMEECFRGENQYLKSSEFQTPNSQMGLEQVHNMNSRNSPYGQTLKSNTSKLQISCSNNTHLAPENKEHTINSDLFAGNKTQNLHHMQYFPNNVTPKQDVLHRCFQEQEQKPQQASVLQGYRSRNQDMSGHQAAQPPQQRYLMHNQANAFPVSDQGGSHLQTPPQKDIQKHAALRWHLLQKQEQQQTQQPQTESCHNQMHRPIKVEPGSKPHTCMRPMAAQPENKMWKKVTKQEIPPPSCDNVQQRSILETMEQHLKKFQVKSLFDHKALTLKSQKQVKVEMSGPVTVLTRQTTAAELDSHTQTLEQQATPSAEKTPTKRTAGSVLNNFLESPSKLLDTPIKNLLDTPVKTQYDFPSCRCVGLDRRVKLLGLKESSILVKKAKVLRDVLLLNGWFAEAAARRSYYVWCGSELATPVRRL from the exons ATGGAACAGGATAGAACCAACCATGTTGAGGGCAACAGACTAAGTCCATTCCTGACACCATCTCCTTCTCCCATCTGCCAGACAGAACCTCTGGCTCTAAAGTTGCAGAATGGAAGCCCATTAACTGAGAGACCTTATCCAGAAGTAAATGGAGACACCAAGTGGCAGTCTTTCAAAAGTTATTATGGAATACCCCATATGAAGAGAAGCCAGAATAGTCGCGTGAGTCCGGACTTTATACAAGAAGGTAGAGGGTATTCCAGGTGCTTGCAGAATGGAGGAATAAAACGCACAGTTAGTGAACcttctctctctgggcttcatcAGAACAAGAAATTGAGACAAGACCAAAAGGctaatggagaaagaaagaacttcggggaaagccaagaaagaaatcCAGGCAAAGGCAGCAGTCAACTGAATGTCTCCGACTTGAGTGATAAGAGAGAATCTGCAAGCTCTGTAGTCCAAGAAAATGCAGTTAAAGATCTCATCAGCTTTTCAACACATAACTGCAGTAGGTCTGAAAAAGCAGAGCTTCAGATTCTGAAAGAGCAGGAGGAGAAAAATGCTAACTACCATGACAAGAACATTATATTACTTCTTACAAACAAGGCAGTGCTAATGCCTAATGGTGCTACAGTTTCTGCCTCTTCCATGGAAAACACACATGGTGAACTCCTGGAAAAAACACTGTCTCAATATTATCCAGATTGTGTTTCCGTTGCGGTGCAGAAAACCACATCTCACATACATGCCATTAACAGTCAGGCTACTAATGAGTTGTCCTGTGAGATCACTCACCCATCGCATACCTCAGGGCAGATCAATCTCCCACAGACCTCGAACTCTGAGCTGCCTCCAGAGCCAGTTGCAGTGGTGACTGAGGCCTGTGATGCTGACAAAGCCAGTAAGACAGCTGCAATGGTAGGGACCTGTCCCTTTCAGAAaccagaaacacaaaaatcagtttttgAGATATGCCCGTCTCGTGACGAAAACAGTAATATCCAAGGAACCGCAAATCTAGTATCTGGTGAAGAATTCTGTTCAGGTTCCAGCAGCGATTTGCAGCCTCCTGGTGGCAGCTCTGAACGgtatttaaagcaaaatgaaatgaatggtGCTTACTTCAAGCAGAGCTCAGTGTTCACTAAGGATTCCTTTTCTGCCCCTaccacaccaccaccatcacaattgcttctctctccccctcctcctctttcacaGGTTTCTCAGCTTCCTTCAGATGGAAAAAGCACTCTGAACGATGGAGTTTTGGAAGAACACCATCACTACCCCAACCAAAGTAACACAACTCTTTTAAGGGAAGTGAAAATAGAGGGTCAGCCCGAGGCACAGTCATCCCTGAGTCCTAATCAATCTACACATGTAGCCAACCACTCTCTGATGCTACCAGAAAGGCCTCAGAATAATTGTGTCAACAAGAATGACATGCGGACTCCAGGGACAGTGACTATTCCCTCATGTTCTGAGAAAGCGAGACAAATATCAGAACGCCTCAACCATAACCCACCAATTCTTGGTAGCAGTGGGGATCCACAGGACCACTGCCAGCAGTTGATGGGACACAAAGAGCAAGATATTCCGAAGGGTCGAGACAAGGAACAAACACGAGGTCTTGTGCCCCCAGCACAGCCCTATCTGAAACCAGGGTGGATTGAATTGAAGCCCCCTCACTTTCATCAAGCAGAATCCCATCCAAAATGTCATGAGGCATCACTGCGGTCAGTTCTTCAGTATCAGTCCAACCCCTCCACTCAAATGACCTCCAAACAATACACTGGAAATTCCAACCTGCCTGGGGGGCTCCCAGGGCAGGCATACATCCAGAAAATAATGCAGCCAGAGCAGAGGCCACAAAGGTACCAAGGTGAGATGAATCAAGGGCAGTTTCGAGGTACAGTGGACCAACAGCTCCAGTTCCAAAAACCCTCACTCCAGGTGCACTTCTCTAAGACAGACCCTTCATCCGAAGCTCACGTGCAGTCACTGTGCACCCCTAGGTTTTACTTTCAGCAAAGACCAGATCCCCAAACTGAGAAACTCATGCCCCCAGCATTGAAACAGCACTTGAATCAGCAGGCTTCGGAGACTGAGCCATTCTCAAACTCGCACCTTTTACAACACAAGCCTCACAAGCAGGCAGCACAACCGCAGCCATCCCAGAATTCACTTATCGCTCaaaaccagcagcagcagcaaaaattacaaatgaagaataaagaacaaatgtCCCAGACTTTTTCTCACCTCCAAGGCAACAACGATCAGCAAAGAGAAGGATCATTCTTTAGCCAGATTAAAATGGAAGAATGTTTCCGTGGTGAAAATCAGTATTTGAAATCAAGTGAGTTCCAGACTCCTAATAGTCAAATGGGATTGGAGCAAGTGCATAATATGAATAGTAGAAATTCCCCCTATGGTCAGACCTTGAAATCAAATACAAGCAAACTACAGATTTCTTGTTCGAACAATACACACCTAGCTCCAGAAAATAAGGAACACACTATCAATTCTGACCTCTTTGCAGGAAACAAGACTCAAAATTTGCATCACAtgcaatattttccaaataatgtgACTCCAAAGCAAGATGTTCTTCACAGGTGCTTTCAAGAACAGGAGCAGAAGCCACAACAAGCTTCAGTTCTACAGGGATATAGAAGTAGAAACCAAGACATGTCTGGTCACCAAGCGGCACAACCCCCTCAGCAAAGGTACCTGATGCATAACCAAGCAAATGCTTTCCCTGTGTCTGACCAGGGAGGAAGTCACCTTCAGACCCCTCCCCAGAAGGACATTCAAAAGCATGCTGCTCTACGGTGGCACCTCTTGCAAAAGCAAGAACAGCAGCAAACACAACAACCCCAAACTGAGTCTTGCCATAATCAGATGCACAGGCCAATTAAGGTTGAACCTGGATCCAAGCCCCATACCTGTATGCGCCCCATGGCAgcacaaccagaaaacaaaatgtggaaaaagGTAACTAAGCAAGAGATTCCACCCCCGAGTTGTGATAATGTGCAGCAAAGGAGCATCCTTGAGACCATGGAGCAACATCTGAAGAAGTTTCAGGTCAAGTCATTATTTGACCATAAGGCTCTAACTCTCAAATCACAGAAGCAAGTGAAAGTTGAAATGTCAGGGCCAGTCACAGTTTTAACTAGACAAACCACTGCTGCAGAACTTGATAGCCACACCCAAACTTTAGAGCAACAAGCAACTCCTTCTGCAGAAAAGACACCAACCAAAAGAACAGCTGGTTCtgttctcaataattttttagaGTCACCTTCCAAATTACTAGATACTCCTATAAAAAATTTATTGGATACACCTGTCAAGACTCAATATGATTTTCCATCATGCAGATGTGTAG GTTTGGACAGAAGGGTAAAGCTATTAGGATTGAAAGAGTCATCTATACTGGTAAAGAAGGCAAAAGTTCTCAGGGATGTCCTATTGCTAAATGG